The DNA segment CTGCTCACGCTAAGGAGGATAATAAAAAGCGGGGACAGAATAGTGGCAGACACGACCAGGGTCATAAAGCAGGAAAAAGACTTTGCCCGACCCGACAGGGGGGAGCGTGTAAGGATAAGAATCGCGCTGGATGTCGAAAAGGCAGCCCTTGATTCGGTCTTTGACAGGCTGCGAGTCCACGGCACCATAACGGAATCATCAAGCGAGGAGGTCTCAAAGGGCGTGCACCATTCTCTTTTGGTGAAAATCGACGACTCGCTGAACATATCAAAGAAAAAATGGCTGCCAATCGAGCAGAAGCTGATCAAGTCACAAGACGAAAGCTTTGGCTTTGTGCTAGTCGCAGTGGACAGGGGCGACTGCGGTATCGGCAAGCTAAAAGGAACGCACCTCCAGTTATTGCAGAACTTGTATTCCGGGTCCGGCGGAAAGCAGTACAAGACGAACTTTAACATCGAGCCATTCTTTGAGAACATGCTAAAGGCGATGCAGACCGTACTCAGGGAGAACGATGTAATAGTGATTTTCGGGCCGGGCGAGACGAAGAAACAGTTCAACAACTATATCCAAAAGGCGCCGCTTGCGAAAAAACACAAGATCGAGATAGTAGAGGGAATCGACTCCGGCGGCGAGGACGGAATCTACACCTTCATAAAGTCAAAGTCGATGCGCCAGATATTAGGCGAGGGCAAGCTTGCAAAGGTCGCAGCAATCCTAGAAGAGATAATGATAAAGGCATACCACAAGAGCAAAAAATTCACGATGGGCTTTGATGAGACAAAGAAGGCAAACCAGTACGGCGCAATAGAGTCGCTCGTATTCTCTGAGAAGATAATCCAGACGCGCAACGAATCAGAGGTAATAGAGTTCCTAAACGAGGTGGAGGCAAAGGGCGTCAAGGTGTACGCACTTGATTCCAGCACGGACATCGGCATGCAGGTATCAGGGCTTGGCGGAATGGTCTCCCTTCTCAGATTCCCAATAGAGTCAGCTGGTTGACTGTACCAGCCACGCCATGTACGGCTTGTTGATATTAGTTACATCTATTTCGGCAATCTCGGGCACCTCGTAGGGGTGCGTCTCTTGAATGATCTTTTTCAGCTTTGACTTGTTTTTCTGGGTGGTCTTGAAGATGGCAAGGAACTCGTCGGTGTTTTCTATCTTGCCCTTCCACGAGTATACCGATGAGATCTTTGTAATGTTCACGCATGCCGCAAGTCTTGATGACACTATCTTGTTTGCAATTTTTGCTATCGATTTTTTGTCAGGGTATGTCGAGATTATCACTGCTGGAACCATAGCAACCGATAAATGTACGTGATTAAAAAAAGTAGCAATTAGTTTGAACCTAGATTTTTTGGCGCAAAATTCTATAATTTATGTGCTCATTGCATGGGGAATAATACTGGTAATAGCAAAGGCGCTAAAGCTGGAAAAGCACGGATTTGACGTAAAGCCGTACAGCCTCACCTACAAGAACGCGCAGGTGCAGACCGCACTCACAAAGATACTTGGCCGCACAAGGCGGGGAATACGCGTCTTTGCGGACGTGAGCGTAATTGCCGGATTTATCATGATGGGATTTGGGTTCTGGTTTCTAATCGACAACGTTACAAAGTTCTTTGACAAGCCAGAAGAGTTCTCAGAGTTAACAGTGCTGATACCAGGTGTCACC comes from the Candidatus Nitrosotenuis cloacae genome and includes:
- the cutA gene encoding divalent-cation tolerance protein CutA, with the translated sequence MVPAVIISTYPDKKSIAKIANKIVSSRLAACVNITKISSVYSWKGKIENTDEFLAIFKTTQKNKSKLKKIIQETHPYEVPEIAEIDVTNINKPYMAWLVQSTS
- a CDS encoding pelota family protein: MITKTIDDSTISFLVEEPDDLLTLRRIIKSGDRIVADTTRVIKQEKDFARPDRGERVRIRIALDVEKAALDSVFDRLRVHGTITESSSEEVSKGVHHSLLVKIDDSLNISKKKWLPIEQKLIKSQDESFGFVLVAVDRGDCGIGKLKGTHLQLLQNLYSGSGGKQYKTNFNIEPFFENMLKAMQTVLRENDVIVIFGPGETKKQFNNYIQKAPLAKKHKIEIVEGIDSGGEDGIYTFIKSKSMRQILGEGKLAKVAAILEEIMIKAYHKSKKFTMGFDETKKANQYGAIESLVFSEKIIQTRNESEVIEFLNEVEAKGVKVYALDSSTDIGMQVSGLGGMVSLLRFPIESAG